In the genome of Bacillota bacterium, one region contains:
- the miaB gene encoding tRNA (N6-isopentenyl adenosine(37)-C2)-methylthiotransferase MiaB: MSRSLKYRLMTFGCQMNEHDSERLAGMLEEMGYQEAPDPSGADVVILNTCTVRESAVEHVYGRLGELKRLKVERPGMVLGVCGCLPQQEGMAEALRRRAPHIDLVFGTHNLADFPALLRKVLEARQPLVAVCGDEGEIAEGLPRRSKDGLKAWVSITHGCDNYCSYCIVPYVRGRERSRRPEAVRREVEELVDQGCREVTLLGQNVNSYGRDLDPRNAGGVGFAALLGDLRRSPGLWRIRFMTSHPRDFGPELIQALAAGGPVCEHVHLPMQSGSDSILELMNRGYSARHYRDLIARIRAAVPGVAVSTDIIVGFPGERDSDFAETIDLVREIRFDAAFTFIYSPRRGTPAASLPEQVPVEVKKDRIARLIDLQNTITRQLNEGLVGRTVEVLAEGESAKNPGRAEGRARSNRLVLFPGGAADRGRLVRVRVERAGTWVLHGQAESAPPLEGEG, encoded by the coding sequence TCCTCAACACCTGCACGGTCAGGGAGAGCGCGGTCGAGCACGTCTACGGTCGCCTTGGTGAGCTCAAGCGGCTCAAGGTCGAGCGCCCCGGGATGGTCCTGGGGGTCTGCGGGTGCCTGCCTCAGCAGGAGGGGATGGCCGAGGCTCTGCGGCGTCGTGCCCCCCACATCGACCTCGTCTTCGGTACCCACAACCTGGCCGACTTCCCCGCGTTGCTCCGGAAGGTCTTGGAAGCGCGGCAACCATTGGTCGCCGTCTGTGGAGACGAAGGGGAGATCGCCGAGGGTCTGCCGCGCCGGAGCAAGGACGGCCTGAAGGCCTGGGTTTCGATCACCCACGGCTGTGACAACTACTGCTCCTACTGCATCGTGCCGTACGTCCGGGGCCGGGAGCGCAGCCGCCGGCCGGAGGCCGTCCGCCGCGAAGTCGAGGAATTGGTCGACCAGGGCTGTCGAGAGGTCACCCTGCTCGGGCAGAATGTCAACTCCTACGGTCGCGACTTGGACCCGCGGAACGCGGGCGGAGTGGGCTTCGCCGCTCTCCTCGGGGACCTTCGCCGGAGCCCCGGGCTTTGGCGGATCCGTTTCATGACCTCCCACCCGCGGGACTTCGGCCCAGAGCTCATCCAGGCCCTGGCGGCCGGAGGGCCCGTCTGTGAGCATGTCCACCTGCCGATGCAATCAGGCAGTGATTCCATCCTCGAATTGATGAACCGAGGCTATTCGGCCCGCCACTATCGCGATCTGATCGCTCGGATTAGGGCGGCCGTACCTGGGGTGGCGGTGAGCACCGACATCATCGTCGGCTTCCCCGGTGAGCGGGATAGCGACTTCGCCGAGACCATCGACCTGGTCAGGGAGATTCGCTTCGACGCCGCTTTCACCTTCATCTATTCCCCCCGCCGCGGCACGCCGGCCGCCTCCCTGCCGGAGCAGGTCCCGGTGGAGGTCAAGAAGGACCGGATTGCCCGCCTCATCGACCTTCAGAACACCATCACCCGTCAACTCAACGAGGGCTTAGTCGGTCGGACGGTGGAGGTCCTGGCCGAAGGGGAGAGCGCCAAGAACCCTGGACGGGCCGAGGGACGGGCCAGGTCGAACCGGTTGGTCCTCTTCCCGGGCGGGGCGGCCGACCGGGGCCGGCTGGTCCGGGTCCGGGTCGAGCGGGCCGGGACCTGGGTCCTGCACGGTCAAGCCGAATCCGCCCCACCCCTGGAGGGAGAGGGTTGA